A window of Victivallaceae bacterium genomic DNA:
TTAAATCCGATATCTTCATCCGCTGCATGATTTATTTTATTAAGTATTACGGAATCTTCCAATCCGGAATTTCGGATAATCCGTCGCAAGGGAGCTTCGCAAGCTTTTATTACGGAGCGAATGCCTACGGCTACTGCGTGATCTTTTTGTTGCGAGACTAAATCCTGCAAAGCTAGAGCGGCCTTAAATAAACTCAATCCGCCTCCGACAACGAATCCGCTTTCTATAGCAAGTCTCGTAGCGTTCACGCTATCTTCAAAGACCTGTTTTTTTTGCTGCAGCTCAATTTCTGTGGAAGCTCCGACTTTAATAACGGCTACCTTGCCTTCCAATCTAGTTTTTCTTAATAAAAATTGTTGCTTGTTTTCGGGATGTTCTTCAATCGCAACCTCAAACTGCCTCAAACGCATGCTCAGAACGTCTTTGAGACAATGAGATCCGATTAACTTAGTTGTTGACGAAGAGATTTCAATGCGATCGCAACGTCCCAAACTGTCTAAGGTAACATTTTTTAATAATGTACCGGTATTTTCGGAAATGAGATTGCTTCCCGTAAAAATAGCAATATCTTCCAAATTATCCATCTTTTGATCTCCGAAACCGGGAGCTTTAACTACTGCTACTTTAAGTATGCCTTTCAACTTATTGACGACCAAAGTGGAGAGAACATCATTGTCCATATCATCGCAAAAGATGACCAGCTCTTTTCCGGTAGAAGCAAAAGATTGGAGAATCGGTAAAATCTCTTGAGCGGAAGAAATCTTCTTATCCGTAATCAAAACGTAAGGACTGTTCATGACAACTAACATTTTTTCCGTATCTGTTATGAAATAAGCTCCCGCATAACCTTTTTTAATTTCTAAACCGTTTACGATTTCTACGGTCGTTTCCATCGTGGAGCCTGCTTCTACCGATACGAATCCCGTTTGCCCGATTTTTTCGAAGGCCTCGGCTATCACGCTCGCTATAGACTCGTTTCCGGATGCCGCGGCCATGGCAATACTTTTGATTTGAGAATTATCTTTAATCTGCGT
This region includes:
- the groEL gene encoding chaperonin GroEL, whose translation is MPKHLIFGREAGEKLAAGILKLADAVAPTLGPKGCNVGLQTWNSSKITNDGFTIVKDFVLSDQYENMGAEMAREVASKIKEMSGDGTTTGIILLSSIVNEGLKNLSSGMPVRKINEGIRLAVEAINEKIINSSTQIKDNSQIKSIAMAAASGNESIASVIAEAFEKIGQTGFVSVEAGSTMETTVEIVNGLEIKKGYAGAYFITDTEKMLVVMNSPYVLITDKKISSAQEILPILQSFASTGKELVIFCDDMDNDVLSTLVVNKLKGILKVAVVKAPGFGDQKMDNLEDIAIFTGSNLISENTGTLLKNVTLDSLGRCDRIEISSSTTKLIGSHCLKDVLSMRLRQFEVAIEEHPENKQQFLLRKTRLEGKVAVIKVGASTEIELQQKKQVFEDSVNATRLAIESGFVVGGGLSLFKAALALQDLVSQQKDHAVAVGIRSVIKACEAPLRRIIRNSGLEDSVILNKINHAADEDIGFNMNSGHLENLKESGVLDPTLVITNILTHASSMAQVILMSEVLIGDDKDDD